In Campylobacter concisus ATCC 51562, one DNA window encodes the following:
- a CDS encoding DIP1984 family protein: MKLAQALILRADTQKRLEQLKGRLLDNAKMQENERPSEDPKLLLKELDRLSDELFRLILAINLTNSSAKFEGVSLTEMIAKKDTLSQKASVLRDFAKSASQKVDLYSNSEIKILSSVDVAMLQKQIDELSKEIRELDMKLQEANWQVDLVE, translated from the coding sequence ATGAAATTAGCTCAGGCTCTCATTTTAAGAGCCGATACACAAAAACGTTTAGAGCAGCTAAAAGGTAGGTTGCTCGATAATGCAAAAATGCAAGAAAATGAAAGACCTAGCGAAGATCCAAAGCTTCTTTTAAAAGAGCTTGATAGGCTAAGCGATGAGCTATTTAGGCTAATCTTGGCTATAAATTTAACAAACTCGAGTGCAAAATTTGAAGGCGTGAGCCTAACTGAAATGATCGCTAAAAAAGATACACTAAGCCAAAAAGCAAGCGTGCTTAGGGATTTTGCCAAAAGCGCAAGCCAAAAGGTCGATCTTTACTCAAATAGCGAGATAAAAATTTTAAGTAGTGTTGATGTGGCTATGCTTCAAAAGCAAATAGACGAGCTTTCTAAAGAGATCAGAGAGCTAGATATGAAACTACAAGAGGCAAACTGGCAAGTTGATCTTGTAGAGTAA
- a CDS encoding ATP-binding protein, giving the protein MNQLELYYNQPLKSSKFIPRKYEIISPKTLIIGAISSGKTALVYEFLSHYKSEERLYVNLDDLRIDRALLLANLKEFLEKNTQIKVLAVENLQAADLANLGFLKGATLENIILTSKEFSLTIDGFARINLNYLDYEEFILFFKKNLDQDLLFSYFLAHGNEIASAFLDSSEVTAHLQQLLKANLSEQSIAILKECAPKCHDVLSTFGIYKNLKEQMKISKDSVYNAVTSLNENGFIELVPNLDESSTSKKLYFTNFALRNALYLKKDFLAVFANVVFCELLKFKDEIYYTKEIDFFLNKRKIAIICVPFSAPEIIFLKFKKLHASLKELGVSKLQIISVANQAELSFEGIKCEILPFSRWSLGL; this is encoded by the coding sequence ATGAACCAATTAGAGCTTTATTACAATCAGCCGCTTAAATCAAGTAAATTTATCCCCAGAAAATACGAAATCATCTCGCCAAAGACGCTTATAATAGGCGCCATTTCAAGTGGCAAAACAGCCCTTGTTTATGAGTTCTTGAGCCATTATAAAAGCGAGGAGAGGCTTTATGTAAATTTAGATGATCTAAGGATAGACAGAGCCTTGCTTTTAGCAAATTTGAAAGAATTTTTAGAAAAAAATACCCAGATAAAGGTTCTTGCAGTTGAAAATTTACAAGCTGCTGACCTTGCAAATTTAGGCTTTTTAAAGGGCGCAACACTTGAAAATATCATCCTTACAAGCAAGGAATTTTCACTCACGATTGACGGCTTTGCTCGCATAAATTTAAACTATCTCGATTACGAGGAATTTATACTATTTTTTAAGAAAAATTTGGACCAAGACCTACTGTTTAGCTATTTTTTGGCTCACGGCAACGAGATAGCAAGTGCCTTTTTAGACTCCAGCGAGGTCACGGCACACTTGCAGCAGCTCTTAAAAGCAAATTTAAGCGAGCAAAGCATTGCGATTTTAAAAGAATGTGCTCCAAAATGCCACGATGTGCTTAGTACTTTTGGTATCTACAAAAACCTAAAAGAGCAGATGAAAATCTCAAAAGATAGTGTCTATAACGCGGTAACCAGCCTTAATGAAAATGGCTTTATAGAATTAGTACCAAATTTAGATGAGAGCAGCACGAGCAAAAAGCTCTACTTTACAAATTTTGCACTTCGTAACGCTTTATACCTAAAAAAGGATTTTTTAGCTGTCTTTGCAAATGTCGTTTTTTGCGAATTACTTAAATTTAAAGATGAAATTTACTATACAAAAGAGATTGATTTCTTCCTTAATAAAAGGAAGATCGCGATCATCTGTGTACCGTTTTCTGCACCAGAGATCATCTTTTTAAAATTTAAAAAACTCCACGCAAGCTTAAAAGAGCTGGGTGTAAGTAAGCTTCAGATAATCAGCGTCGCAAACCAAGCTGAGCTTAGCTTTGAGGGCATAAAATGCGAAATTTTGCCATTTTCTAGGTGGAGTCTAGGTTTATAA
- a CDS encoding trans-sulfuration enzyme family protein, protein MKLDTLIVKGIEAKNNPNKAVIPPVFLTSTFVQDDLENFQEFAYSRGSNPTKKAFDEIFAKVEGSKYAFSFGSGMAATAAALSLIKTGQKVLLNSNVYGGTYRYVTTVFESHGIKSEFIDDLNFLSEDDISDDVAAIFIETPSNPLLRVTDIARISKIAHKKGALVIVDNTFLTPYYQRVLDHGADIVVYSATKYIGGHADVIAGIVTLNDDALAEKIKFAKNTLGGIISPMDAYYLIRGLKTLSVRFDRQTQNTHKIIKFLQNNDAVSVVHFAGSYSEQEAKIQEAQASDIGALISFELDEKYDVNKFVKSLEIFDLAVSLGGVESLICRPATMTHEAYPKEVLDKIGIKQNLLRLAIGIENADDLIADLDQAFKKAKK, encoded by the coding sequence ATGAAACTTGACACCTTGATCGTAAAGGGCATTGAAGCTAAAAATAATCCAAATAAAGCGGTCATTCCGCCTGTTTTTTTAACAAGTACATTTGTGCAAGATGATCTTGAAAATTTTCAAGAATTTGCATATTCGCGTGGTAGCAACCCAACCAAAAAAGCATTTGATGAAATTTTTGCAAAGGTTGAAGGTAGCAAATACGCTTTTAGCTTTGGCTCAGGCATGGCAGCAACAGCAGCCGCACTTAGCCTTATAAAAACAGGGCAAAAGGTCCTACTAAATAGCAATGTCTATGGTGGCACTTATAGATATGTCACGACTGTTTTTGAAAGCCACGGCATAAAGAGCGAATTTATAGATGATCTAAATTTTTTAAGCGAAGATGATATAAGTGACGATGTAGCAGCGATATTTATCGAAACTCCGTCAAATCCCCTCTTAAGAGTGACAGACATCGCTAGAATTTCAAAGATCGCTCACAAAAAAGGCGCTCTAGTCATCGTGGATAACACATTTTTAACGCCTTATTATCAAAGAGTACTTGACCATGGAGCTGATATCGTGGTTTATAGCGCTACAAAATATATCGGTGGACACGCTGATGTGATCGCTGGTATCGTCACGCTAAACGATGATGCTTTGGCTGAGAAGATAAAATTTGCTAAAAACACTCTTGGTGGCATCATCAGCCCGATGGACGCATACTACCTAATACGTGGTCTTAAAACGCTTAGCGTTAGGTTTGATAGACAAACGCAAAATACACATAAAATAATTAAATTTTTGCAGAATAATGACGCTGTTAGCGTTGTGCATTTTGCCGGCTCATATAGCGAGCAAGAGGCAAAGATACAAGAAGCTCAAGCAAGCGACATCGGTGCTCTCATCTCATTTGAGCTCGATGAAAAATATGATGTAAATAAATTTGTAAAATCGCTAGAAATTTTTGATCTAGCGGTAAGTCTTGGTGGCGTAGAAAGCCTCATTTGCAGGCCTGCGACGATGACACATGAGGCATATCCAAAAGAGGTGCTAGATAAGATCGGCATAAAGCAAAACTTGCTTCGCCTAGCCATCGGTATCGAAAACGCTGATGATCTAATAGCAGATCTTGATCAAGCATTTAAAAAAGCAAAAAAATAA
- a CDS encoding MalY/PatB family protein, protein MKYDFDTLISRDGTNSSKWRMKNDVLPMWVADMDFKAAPEILNALQKRLDNGVFGYSFIPKEWNEAIKGWWKRRHDVSFENDWMCFCTGVIPAISTAIRRFSNPGDQILVQAPVYHVFFNCIKNNGREILSNDLVYKDGSYEIDFDDLEAKLAQPLTTMMLLCNPHNPIGKIWDKETLKKIGELCYKHDVLVISDEIHCDITDPGLSYVPFISVSEECKNNSITCISPTKAFNIAGLQSSAIVTPNEQIRARINAAVNYDEIGEANAFAITATIAAFNDSQTWLDELRDYLFENKKIVINFIKEQNLPVKLLPSNATYLLWLDCSTFCEDSSDFMNFLRDKAGLWLNDGNAYRGDRFFLRMNIATQRARVLEGLKRLQNGINLYTSKR, encoded by the coding sequence ATGAAGTACGATTTTGATACGCTTATTAGCAGAGATGGCACCAACTCATCGAAGTGGCGAATGAAAAACGATGTTTTGCCAATGTGGGTTGCTGATATGGATTTTAAGGCTGCACCTGAAATTTTAAATGCCCTGCAAAAGCGTCTTGATAATGGCGTCTTTGGCTACTCATTTATCCCAAAAGAGTGGAACGAAGCGATTAAAGGCTGGTGGAAAAGGCGTCATGACGTTAGCTTTGAAAACGATTGGATGTGCTTTTGCACTGGCGTTATACCAGCGATTTCAACTGCGATTAGAAGATTTAGTAATCCAGGAGATCAAATTTTAGTTCAAGCTCCCGTCTATCACGTATTTTTTAACTGCATTAAAAATAATGGTCGTGAAATTTTATCAAACGACCTTGTCTATAAAGATGGCTCTTATGAGATCGATTTTGACGACCTCGAGGCAAAGCTAGCTCAACCACTAACAACTATGATGCTTCTTTGTAATCCTCACAATCCAATAGGAAAAATTTGGGACAAAGAGACACTTAAAAAAATAGGCGAGCTTTGCTACAAACATGATGTTTTGGTTATCAGCGATGAGATCCACTGCGACATAACAGATCCTGGATTAAGCTATGTACCATTTATCAGCGTTAGTGAAGAGTGTAAAAATAACTCAATCACATGCATCTCACCTACAAAAGCCTTTAATATCGCAGGACTTCAAAGCTCAGCTATCGTCACGCCAAATGAGCAGATACGCGCCAGAATAAATGCGGCTGTAAATTATGATGAGATAGGTGAAGCAAACGCATTTGCGATAACTGCAACAATAGCGGCATTTAACGATAGTCAAACATGGCTTGATGAGCTTAGGGATTATCTCTTTGAAAACAAAAAAATTGTTATAAATTTCATAAAAGAGCAAAATTTACCAGTAAAACTTCTACCTTCAAATGCGACTTATCTTTTGTGGCTTGATTGCAGCACGTTTTGTGAGGATTCGAGCGACTTTATGAATTTCTTGCGTGACAAAGCTGGACTATGGCTAAATGACGGCAATGCTTACAGGGGAGATAGATTTTTCCTCCGTATGAATATAGCAACCCAAAGAGCCAGAGTGCTTGAGGGGCTAAAACGCTTACAAAATGGTATAAATTTATACACTTCAAAAAGATAA
- a CDS encoding ribonuclease HII encodes MAKICGIDEAGRGALAGPLSIAACVLNKEISGLNDSKKLTAKKREELFKEIIKSSNFLIIYFSNAQIDELGLSECLRRALKIFKAHFEDFEIIYDGNLDYGVGITTMIKADSKVAGVSAASILAKVSRDSLMKGWDKIYSKYGFAGHKGYGTKAHLDAIAKFGYSSLHRKSFVVKSFEKSLFD; translated from the coding sequence ATGGCAAAAATTTGTGGCATAGATGAGGCTGGACGTGGGGCTTTAGCTGGGCCTTTAAGCATAGCAGCCTGCGTGCTAAATAAAGAAATTTCAGGCTTAAACGACTCCAAAAAACTAACCGCAAAAAAGCGCGAGGAGCTTTTTAAAGAGATTATAAAAAGCTCAAATTTTCTCATCATCTACTTCTCAAATGCGCAAATAGACGAACTTGGGCTAAGCGAGTGCTTAAGGCGAGCGCTCAAAATTTTTAAGGCGCATTTTGAGGACTTTGAGATCATTTACGATGGAAATTTAGACTATGGCGTTGGTATCACAACAATGATAAAGGCTGATAGCAAAGTCGCTGGGGTAAGCGCTGCTAGCATATTAGCAAAGGTTAGCCGTGATAGTTTGATGAAAGGCTGGGATAAAATTTACTCAAAGTATGGCTTTGCTGGGCACAAAGGATACGGCACAAAGGCACATCTAGATGCTATTGCTAAGTTTGGCTATTCAAGCCTTCATAGAAAAAGCTTTGTAGTAAAATCTTTTGAAAAATCTCTATTTGACTAA
- the tpx gene encoding thiol peroxidase, whose protein sequence is MATTKFKGSEVNLSGNEVFVGSYAPEAKVVAQDLSEFSVGGNNGVEVLVCLPSLDTGVCAAEARKFNEKVAGKHGVKLSIISNDLPFAMGRFCTTEGIENLRVGSDFRYGEFAKNYGVLMSDGPLKGLLARAVFVINDGVIIHKQIVPEVTEEPNYDAVFDAIKSSGSCGCGCH, encoded by the coding sequence ATGGCAACTACAAAATTTAAAGGTAGTGAGGTAAATTTAAGTGGAAACGAGGTCTTTGTAGGTTCTTATGCGCCTGAAGCAAAAGTCGTAGCGCAAGATCTTAGCGAGTTTAGCGTGGGCGGAAATAATGGCGTAGAAGTACTTGTTTGCTTGCCATCACTTGATACTGGCGTTTGCGCAGCAGAGGCTCGTAAATTTAACGAAAAAGTAGCTGGCAAACATGGCGTAAAACTTAGCATCATCTCAAATGATTTGCCATTTGCGATGGGGAGATTTTGTACGACTGAAGGCATAGAAAATTTACGTGTCGGAAGTGACTTTAGATACGGAGAATTTGCTAAAAACTATGGCGTTTTAATGAGCGATGGCCCACTAAAAGGACTACTTGCAAGAGCGGTATTTGTCATCAATGATGGCGTAATAATTCACAAACAAATCGTCCCTGAAGTGACAGAAGAGCCAAACTACGATGCTGTATTTGATGCTATTAAAAGTAGCGGTAGTTGTGGTTGTGGCTGCCATTAA